One region of Eubalaena glacialis isolate mEubGla1 chromosome 6, mEubGla1.1.hap2.+ XY, whole genome shotgun sequence genomic DNA includes:
- the ZDHHC19 gene encoding palmitoyltransferase ZDHHC19 produces MGGPAMPLLKEPHRPPQAPLPWILPSLFAAFNVVLLVVFSGLFFAFPCRWLAQNGEWAFPVITGLLFILTFFSLVSLNFSDPGILHQGSNEQGPMMVHVVWVNHRAFRLQWCHKCCFHRPPRTYHCPRCNICVEDFDHHCKWVNNCIGHRNFRFFMLLVLSLCLYSGAMLVTCLIFLVRTAHLPFSMDKAIAIVVAVPAAGFLVPLFLLLLIQAMSVSAAERSYEGKCRYLQGYNPFDHGCASNWYLTICAPLGPKYMAEAVRLQRVLGPDWVPRQNAHVPMCPSALSPPDLPGPGSGPQSQPLGLDKPGKGPPGSGEAAALQELHASPVLPLLREAPRRGSAYLLPFRTGRCQEPPKPNLTS; encoded by the exons ATGGGAGGTCCAGCCATGCCGCTCTTGAAGGAGCCCCATCGCCCGCCTCAGGCCCCACTCCCCTGGATCCTCCCGAGCCTATTTGCCGCTTTCAATGTGGTGCTGCTGGTCGTTTTCAGTGGCCTCTTCTTTGCATTCCC TTGCAGGTGGCTGGCCCAGAACGGGGAATGGGCCTTTCCCGTCATCACAGGCCTCCTCTTTATCCTCACCTTCTTCAGTCTCGTTTCACTCAACTTCTCAGACCCTGGCATCTTGCATCAAG GCTCCAATGAACAGGGCCCCATGATGGTGCATGTGGTATGGGTGAACCACAGGGCCTTCCGCCTGCAGTGGTGCCATAAGTGCTGCTTCCACCGCCCGCCCCGGACCTACCACTGCCCCCGGTGCAACATCTGTGTGGAG GACTTTGATCACCACTGCAAGTGGGTCAATAACTGCATCGGTCACCGCAACTTTCGCTTCTTTATGCTGCTCGTCCTGTCACTATGCCTCTACTCAGGTGCCATGCTGGTCACCTGTCTGATCTTCCTGGTGCGCACGGCCCACCTGCCCTTCTCCATGGACAAGGCTATTGC CATCGTGGTGGCTGTACCCGCCGCCGGCTTCCTGGTGCCACTCTTCCTGCTGCTGCTCATCCAGGCCATGTCGGTGAGCGCGGCCGAGCGCTCCTACGAGGGCAAG TGCCGATACCTGCAAGGATACAACCCCTTCGACCACGGCTGTGCCAGCAACTGGTATTTAACAATTTGTGCACCACTGGGACCCAA GTACATGGCCGAAGCTGTCCGGCTGCAGAGAGTGTTGGGGCCTGATTGGGTGCCCAGGCAGAACGCGCACGTCCCGATGTGCCCCTCCGCGCTCAGTCCCCCAGACCTCCCTGGGCCTGGGTCTGGCCCCCAGTCCCAACCTCTGGGTCTCGACAAACCAGGGAAGGGGCCCCCAGGGAGTGGTGAGGCTGCAGCCCTCCAGGAG CTCCACGCCAGCCCGGTGCTGCCCCTGCTGCGGGAGGCCCCCAGACGAGGCTCCGCCTACCTCTTGCCCTTTCGCACTGGGAGATGCCAGGAGCCCCCCAAGCCGAACCTCACCTCTTGA
- the LOC133093395 gene encoding cyclin-dependent kinases regulatory subunit 2-like, which translates to MNANIENIFQSRVVALPDLDVSLACVHSSRPVIPVLCCPVPARRMAHEQICYSDKYFDEHHGYWHVMLPRELSKQVPKTHLMSEEEWRRLGSLGWVHYTIHEPEAHLLRFIRPLPKGQQK; encoded by the coding sequence ATGAATGCGAATATTGAAAACATATTTCAGAGTCGAGTCGTTGCCTTACCCGACTTGGACGTGTCTCTCGCCTGCGTCCACTCTTCGCGTCCTGTCATTCCAGTCTTGTGCTGCCCAGTGCCCGCCCGCAGGATGGCCCATGAGCAGATCTGCTACTCGGACAAGTACTTCGATGAGCACCACGGGTACTGGCATGTCATGTTACCCAGAGAACTTTCCAAACAAGTACCCAAAACCCATCTGATGTCTGAGGAGGAGTGGAGGAGACTTGGGAGTCTAGGCTGGGTTCATTACACGATTCATGAGCCAGAAGCACACCTTCTTCGCTTCATACGACCTCTTCCAAAAGGTCAACAAAAATGA